The Budorcas taxicolor isolate Tak-1 chromosome 18, Takin1.1, whole genome shotgun sequence genome window below encodes:
- the MMP15 gene encoding matrix metalloproteinase-15, whose translation MGSDRSAPGRPGWAGSLLGGREAAARPQLLPLLLVFLSCLGRGAAAEDAEVNAENWLRLYGYLPQPSRHMSTMRSAQILASALAEMQRFYGIPVTGVLDEETKAWMKRPRCGVPDQFGVRVKANLRRRRKRYALTGRKWNNHHLTFSIQNYTEKLGWYHSLEAVRRAFRVWEQATPLVFQEVPYEDIRLRRQKEADIMVLFASGFHGDSSPFDGTGGFLAHAYFPGPGLGGDTHFDADEPWTFSSTDLHGNSLFLVAVHELGHALGLEHSSNPSAIMAPFYQWMDIDNFQLPEDDLRGIQQLYGTPDGQPQPTQPLPTVTPRRPGRPDHRPPRPPQPPPPGGKPERPPKPGPPPQPRVTERPDQYGPNICDGDFDTVAMLRGEMFVFKGRWFWRVRHNRVLDNYPMPIGHFWRGLPSDISAAYERQDGRFVFFKGDRYWLFREANLEPGYPQPLTSYGLGIPYDRIDTAIWWEPTGHTFFFQEDRYWRFNEETQRGDPGYPKPISVWQGIPASPKGAFLSNDAAYTYFYKGTKYWKFDNERLRMEPGYPKSILRDFMGCQEHVEAGPRWPDVARPPFNPDGGAEPGTGGDSEEGEEGGEAGPGGGGAAGPDEDGGSRVVVQMEEVTRTVNMVMVLVPPVLLLLCILGLTYALVQMQRKGAPRMLLYCKRSLQEWV comes from the exons ATGGGCAGCGACCGGAGCGCGCCCGGACGGCCGGGCTGGGCGGGCAGTCTCCTTGGCGGCCGGGAGGCGGCTGCACGGCCGCAACTGTTGCCTCTGCTGCTGGTGTTTCTGAGCTGCCTGGGCCGCGGCGCAGCGGCGGAGGACGCCGAAGTCAATGCGGAG AACTGGCTGCGGCTCTACGGCTACCTGCCCCAGCCCAGCCGTCACATGTCCACCATGCGCTCCGCCCAGATCCTGGCCTCGGCCCTCGCCGAGATGCAGCGCTTCTACGGGATCCCCGTCACGGGTGTGCTGGACGAAGAGACCAAGGC GTGGATGAAGCGGCCCCGCTGTGGGGTGCCAGACCAGTTCGGGGTACGTGTGAAAGCCAACCTGCGGCGGCGAAGGAAGCGCTACGCCCTCACAGGGAGGAAGTGGAACAACCACCACCTGACCTTCAG CATCCAGAACTACACAGAGAAGCTAGGCTGGTACCACTCGCTGGAGGCGGTGCGCCGGGCCTTCCGTGTGTGGGAGCAGGCCACGCCCCTGGTCTTCCAGGAGGTGCCTTATGAGGACATCCGACTGCGGCGGCAGAAGGAGGCGGACATCATGGTACTCTTTGCCTCTGGTTTCCATGGCGACAGCTCGCCATTTGATGGCACGGGTGGCTTTCTAGCCCACGCCTATTTCCCTGGCCCTGGTTTGGGTGGGGACACCCATTTTGATGCAGATGAGCCCTGGACCTTCTCCAGCACTGACCTGCATG GAAACAGCCTCTTCCTGGTGGCAGTGCATGAGCTGGGCCACGCACTGGGGCTGGAGCACTCGAGCAACCCCAGCGCCATCATGGCACCATTCTACCAGTGGATGGACATCGACAACTTCCAGCTGCCCGAAGACGACCTTCGGGGCATTCAGCAGCTCTATG GCACCCCGGATGGCCAGCCACAGCCCACCCAACCTCTTCCCACTGTGACCCCCCGGCGGCCTGGCCGGCCAGACCACCGGCCCCCCAGACCCCCTCAGCCACCTCCCCCAGGTGGGAAGCCGGAGCGGCCTCCAAAGCcaggccccccaccccaaccccgcgTCACAGAGCGGCCCGACCAGTATGGCCCCAACATCTGCGACGGGGACTTCGACACGGTGGCCATGCTGCGGGGGGAGATGTTCGTGTTCAAG ggCCGTTGGTTCTGGCGGGTGCGGCACAACCGCGTCCTGGACAACTATCCCATGCCCATCGGGCACTTCTGGCGGGGCCTGCCCAGTGACATCAGTGCCGCCTATGAGCGCCAGGATGGGCGTTTCGTCTTTTTCAAAG GTGACCGCTACTGGCTCTTCCGAGAAGCGAACCTGGAGCCAGGTTACCCACAGCCGCTGACCAGCTACGGCTTGGGCATCCCCTACGACCGCATCGACACAGCCATCTGGTGGGAGCCCACAGGTCACACCTTCTTCTTCCAAGAGGACAG GTATTGGCGCTTCAACGAGGAGACGCAGCGTGGAGATCCCGGCTACCCCAAGCCCATCAGCGTGTGGCAGGGGATCCCCGCCTCCCCTAAAGGGGCCTTCCTGAGCAATGATGCAG CCTACACCTATTTCTACAAGGGCACCAAATACTGGAAGTTTGACAACGAGCGCCTGCGAATGGAGCCCGGCTACCCCAAGTCCATCCTGCGGGACTTCATGGGCTGCCAAGAGCACGTGGAGGCGGGGCCCCGGTGGCCCGACGTGGCCCGTCCACCCTTCAACCCCGACGGGGGTGCAGAGCCCGGGACGGGCGGTGACAGCGAGGAGGGCGAGGAGGGTGGTGAGGCGGGCCCTGGTGGTGGCGGCGCGGCAGGGCCGGACGAAGATGGGGGCAGCCGCGTGGTGGTGCAGATGGAGGAGGTCACGCGGACGGTGAATATGGTCATGGTGCTGGTGCCCcccgtgctgctgctgctctgcatCCTGGGCCTCACCTACGCCCTGGTGCAGATGCAGCGCAAGGGCGCGCCCCGCATGCTCCTCTACTGCAAGCGCTCCCTGCAGGAGTGGGTCTGA